Part of the Triticum urartu cultivar G1812 chromosome 2, Tu2.1, whole genome shotgun sequence genome, tcaagtatccctttatgctatccagaaattctatatcatttccaatcagcaatatgtcatccacatataatatcagaaatgctacagagttcccactcactttcttgtaaatacaggcttctccgaaagtctgtataaaaccaaatgctttgatcacactatcaaaacatttattccaactccgagaggcttgcaccagtccataaatggatcgctggagcttgcacactttgttagctcccttggatcgacaaaaccttcggttgcatcatatacaactcttcttcccagaaatccattcaggattgcagttttgacatccatttgccaaatttcataatcataaaatgcggcaattgctaacatgattcggacagacttaagcatcgctacgggtgagaagtctcatcgtagtcaacccctgaacttgtcgaaaaccttttgcaacaagtcgagctttgtagacagtaacattaccatcagcgtcagtcttcttcttgaagatccatttattctcaattgcttgccgatcattgggcaagtcaaccaaagtccatactttgttctcatacatggatcccatctcagatttcatggccttcaAGCCacttttgcggaatctgggctcaccatcacttcttcatagttcgtaggttcatcatgatctagtagcatgatttccagaacaagattaccgtaccactctggcgcggatcttactctggttgatctacgaggttcagtagtatcttgatctgaagtttcatgatcatcatcattagcttcctcacttattggtgtaggtgtcgcagaaacagttttctgtgatgtactactttccaataagggagaaggtacaattacctcatcaagttctactttcctcccactcacttctttcgagagactccttctctagaaaggatccattcttagcaacgaatgtcttgcctttggatctgtgatagaaggtgtacccaactgtctcctttgggtatcctatagaagacacatttctccgatttgggttcgagcttatcaggttgaaggcttttcacataagcatcgccaccccaaactttaagaaacgacaactttggtttcttgccaaaccacagttcataaggtgtcgtctcaacggatttagatggtgccctatttaacgtgaatgcagccgtctctaaagcataaccccaaaacgatagcgagtaaatcagtaagagacatcatagatcgcaccatatccaataaagtacgattacgatgttcggacacaccattacgctgcggttttctaggtggcgtgagttgcgaaactattccgcattgtttcaaaatgtacaccaaactcgtaacttcaaatattctcctccacgatcagatcgttagaaactttattttcttgttacgatgatttcaacttcactttgaaattcttttgaactttcaaatgtttcagacttatgcttcattatgtagatatacccatatctgcttaaatcatctgtgaaggtgaaaaaataacgatatccgccacgagcctcaatattcatcggaccacatacatcggtatgtatgatttccaacaaatctgttgctctctccatagtaccggagaacggtgttttagtcatcttgcccatgaggcacggttcgcaagtaccaagtgattcataatcaagtggttccaaaagtccatcagtatggagtttcttcatgcgctttataccgatatgacctaaacgcagtgcacaaataagttgcacttcaTCATCAACTCTGGCATCTTTTggttcaacattatgaatatgtgtatcctactatcgagattcatcaaaaatagaccactctcaagggtgcatgaccataaaagatattatctCATAtaaaatagaacaaccattattctgaTTTAAAATGATAACCGTCtccgcatcaaacaagatccagatataatgttcatgttCAACGCTGGCACCAATAACAATTATTTAGTCCTAATATTAATcgaggtagatgtagaggtagtgtgccgaccggcgatcacatcgactttggaaccgtttcccacgcgccaTCGTCACTCGTCCTTTGACAGtgtccgcttattccgtagtcccctGTTTTCGAGTTGCAAATAATTAGCAACAgaaaccagtatcaaataacccaggtgctactgcgagctctagtaaggtacaccatcaataacatgtatcacatatacctttgttcaccttgccatctcCTTCTTTTCCGCCAATacttgggcagttccgcttccagtgaccagtctgcttgcagtagaagcactcagtttcaggctttggtccagacttgggtttcttctcctgagcagcaactttcttgctgttgttcttgaagttccccttcttcttccctttgccctttttcttgaaactagtggtcttgtttaccatcaacacttgatgctccttcttgatttctacctccgcagcttttagcatcgcgaagagctcgggaattgtcttttccatcccttgaatattatagttcatcacaaagctcttgtagctcggtggtagtgattggagaattctgtcaatgacgctatcatccggaagattaactcccagctgaatcaagtgattattatacatAGACATTtagagtatatgctcactgacagaactgttctcctccatcttgcagctatagaacttattggagacttcatatctctcaatccgggcatttgcttgaaatattaacttcaactcctggaacatctcatatgctccatgacgttcaaaacgtcgttgaagtcccgattctaagccgtaaagcatggcacactgaactatcgagtagtcatcagctttgctctgccagacgttcataacatctggtgttgctccagcagcaggcctggcacccagcggtgcttccaggacgtaattcttctatgcagcaatgaggataatcctcaagttacgcggacccagtccgtgtaattgctaccatcatctttcaactttgctttctcaaggaacgcattaaaattcaacggaacaacagcacgagccatctatctacaatcaacataaacaagcaagatactatcaggtactaagttcatgataagtttaagttcaattaatcaaattacttaagaactcccacttagatagacatccctctaatcttctaagtgattacgtgatccaaatcaactaaaccataaccgatcatcacgtgagatggagtagttttcaatggtgaacatcgttatgttgatcatatctactatatgattcacgctcgacctttcggtctccgtgttccgaggccatatctgcatatgctaggctcgtcaagtttaacctgagtattctgcgtgtgcaaaactggcttgcacccgttgtagatggacgtagagcttatcacacccgatcatcacgtggtgtctgggcacgacgaactttggcaacggtgcatactcagggagaacacttcttgataatttagtgagagatcatcttataatgctaccgtcaatcaaagcaagataagatgcataaaaggataaacatcacatgcaatcaatataagtgatatgatatggccatcatcatcttgtgctgtgatctccatctccgaagcaccgtcatgatcaccatcatcaccggcgcgacaccttgatctccatcgtagcatcgttgtcgtctcgccaatcttatgcttccacgactatcgctaccgcttagtgataaagtaaagcattacatcgcgattgcattgcatacaataaagcgacaaccatatggctcctgccagttgccgataactcggttacaaaacatgatcatctcatacaataaaatttagcatcatgccttgaccatatcacatcacaacatgccctgcaaaaacaagttagacgtcctctactttgttgttgcaagttttacgtggctgctacgggcttaagcaagaaccaatctcacctacgcatcaaaaccacaacgatagtttgtcaaatagactccgttttaaccttcacaaggaccgggcgtagccatactcggttcaactaaagttggagagacagtcgcccgcaagccacctatgtgcaaagcacgtcgggggaaccggtctcgcgtaagcgtacgcgtaaggttggtccgggtcgtctcgtccaacaatgccgccgaaccaaagtatgacatgctggtaggcagtatgacttatatcgcccacaactcacttgtgttctactcgtgcatataacatcaacataaataacctaggctcggatgccactgttgggtttcgtagtaatttcaaaaaaattcctacgcacacgcaagatcatgtgatgcatagcaacgagaggggagagtgttgtctacgtacccacgcagaccgactgcggaagcgttgacacaacgtagaggaagtagtcgtacgtcttcacgatccaaccgatcaagcaccgaaactacggcacctccgagttcgagcacacgttcagctcgatgacgatccccggactccgatccagcaaagtgtcggggaagagttccgtcagcacgacggcgtggtgacgatcttgatgtactacagcagcagggcttcgcctaaactccgctacagtattatcgaggactatggtggctgggggcaccgcacacggctaaggaatagatcacgtggatcaacttgtgtgttctagggtgcctctacctcagtatataaaggactagaggggaggctggccggccaagcttggcgcgccaggagagtcctactcccttctgggagtaggattccccccccccaatcctagttggaataggattcgcggagggggaaagagagagagggggccggccacctctcctagtcctaataggactaggggaaggaggaggcgcgcagcccatgtagggctgcctcttctcttttccactaaggcccatcatggcccatttagctcccggggggttccggtaaccttcccggtactccggtaaaatcccgatttcacccggaacacttccgatatccaaacataggcttccaatatatcaatctttatgtctcgaccatttcgagactcctcgtcatgtccgtgatcacatccgggactccgaactaacttcggtacatcaaaatgcataaactcataataaatcatcgtaaccttaagcgtgcggaccctatgggttcgagaacaatgtagacatgactgagacacatctccggtcaataaccaatagcgggacctggatgcccatattggctcctacatattctacgaagatctttatcggtcagaccgcataacaacatacttgttccctttgtcatcggtatgttacttgcccgagattcgatcgtcggtattccaatacctagttcaatctcgttaccgacaagtctctttactcgttccgtaatacatcatctcgcaactaactcattagttgcaatgcttgcaaggcttatgtgatgtgcattaccgagagggcccagagatacctctccgacaatcggagtgacaaatcctaatctcgaaatacgccaacccaacatctacctttggagacacctgtagagctcctttataatcacccagttacgttgtgacgtttggtagcacacaaagtgttcctccggtaaacgggagttgcataatctcatagtcataggaacatgtataagtcatgaagaaagcaatagcaacatactaaacgatcgggtgctaagctaatggaatgggtcatgtcaatcatatcattcacctaatgatgtgccctgttaatcaaataacaactctttgttcatggttaggaaacataaccatctttgattaacgagctagtcaagtagaggcatactagtgacactttgtttgcctatgtattcacacatgtattatgtttccggttaatacaattctagcatgaataataaacatttatcatgaaataaggaaataaataataactttattattgcctctagggcatatttccttcacatattTCCTTCAAGCATATGGTTATACAGCAGTGCATACACCTCCACCTAATACCGCAGCATATTATACACCCCTACACAATTGCAAAATTTCGGCAACACTAACACTTCATTGCCGAAAGATCCTAAAAGCATTGGGGGGCAAACTAATCTAGAGCGGACTAAAATTGAAAGGGGAATTAAAAAGCTTTGCGTGATAGGGTGCAAGTACTTTGCCAAGAAAAAATTGATAGGGAATTAGCTCAAAGAAAAGAATCCTTGCCAATTGATATAACCGGTGAAAAGAATGATGATTCGGAAACTAAAAGTGCTTCGGTTGAAAAAGCCGAATCAAGTAGTATATATTTCGAATCCATCAAATTCAAAGAGGCAAACATTGTTGATAAAGAGCATAAAAAGTATAGCAAGACAGCCATATTTAATTTTTCTGAAATTAATGGAACCTATTTCCTGCCCTATGAATTCAAAGAGGCAAACATTGTTGAGAAAGGACTTTTCATGATGTCAGCCAACTTCAAGGTTTTCCCATGCATGAGCTGTCAGGTTCAGCTTGGCATCTTTCCTGTAGCTGAATCTATGTTCAGCTGGTCTGATCCTCGTACCATGTTTGATTTAGAACGTGGCCATTCTGTAAGGCTTGCTTGGCGGGCTGGAGCGTCCTCCACGTCTCCATGCAACGGCAACCGCACAGTCCTCCGGGCCGGGCCGACTCCATCTATCGGCGGCGGTCGGCGTCGGCACCACCGTGGCCGACGGAGCCTTCCATCTGGCCCCGGCCGCTTAACCCAGCTGCGCCACATGTCCCGCCCCCGCACCGCCTGCGAGATCGCCGTAGTGGATTCGTGCCAACGCACCGGTCAGCAGAAGCAGCGTGCCAACACAACACCGGTGAGGCGGTGGCCGCTGATCAGCGGCTACGTATAGATAGCCATGGCAGGCACGCAGCTCGTTGCGGCACCGGCACCCCGACCAGCTGATCGATCGATCAACAATGGAGGCCGCCGTCGCGTACCTCCTCCTGCTCCCGCTCGCCACCTGCGCCgtgctcctccccctcctcctcctgctgctcCCGGCCTTTCGGCCGTCCAAGGCCAGCCGCCTCCCGCTGCCGCCGTCCCCGCCGGCCGTCCCGGTGCTTGGCCCGCTGCTCTGGCTCTGGCGCGCGCGCTCCCGCCTCGAGCCGGCCATCCGCGACCTGCACCGCCGCCACGGGCCCGTGCTCACCCTCGGCTTCCTCTCCCCGCGCCCCGCCGTCTTCGTCTCCGGCCGCCGCGTCGCCCACCGCGCCCTCGTCCAGCACGGGCACACCTTCGCCAGCCGCCCGCCCGCCATCGCGCCCTTCGTCGTCCTCACTTCCGCCCAGCGCACCGTCAGCTCCGCGCCCTACGGCCCGCTCTGGCGCTCCCTCAGGCGGAACCTCACCTCCGGCGTCCTCCACCCCTCCCGCGTCGCCCGCCTCTTCGCGCCCGCACGGCGCTGGGCGCTCGCGCTCCTCGCCTCCGACCTCGAGAACGAGTCGTCCCGGAGCGAGGGCGGCGTGGTGACCGTTGTCGAGTGCCTCCAGTTCTCCATGTTCTCGCTGCTCACGTACATGTGCTTCGGGAGCAGACTGccggccggacgcgtccggcAGATCGAGGCCGTGCAGAGAGAGCTATTCTCCTCCTACATCGGCTTCCAGGTCTTCGCCTTCTGCCCGGCGCTCACCACGAGGCTGTTCCGGCGGCGGTGGAGGAAGGTGATGTCCATCCGCAGTAAGCAGGAGGACCTGTTCATGCCACTAATCGCAGCAAGAAGAGAACGGAGCCTGCTGACGGCTGACGGTGGCGACGGCACCTTGGCGTACTGCTACGTCGACACGCTCCTCGCGCACCGGCTCCCCAAGGAGGAAGAGGATGGCGGCGAGCGCGCGCTCTCTGAGGCTGAGATGGTGAGCCTCTGCACGGAGTTCCTCACGGCCAGCGTCGACACCACGGTGACCGCGCTGCAGTGGATCATGGCGAACCTGGTCCGGCAGCCGGAGATCCAGGCGAGGCTCCGGGATGAGATCGACGCGGCGATCACCAACGACCACCAGGACGCCGTCGCGGAGGAGGACCTGTCGAGCATGCGCTACCTGAAGGCGGTGGTCCTGGAGGGGCTGCGGCGGCACCCGCCGGCGCACTTCCTGCTGTCGCACGCGGCTCCGACGGAGGCGTCGCTGGACGGGCTACGCGTGCCGGCGGCCACGTCGGTGAACTTCTCGGTGGCGGACGTGTCACTGGACGAGGAGGTGTGGAGCCGGCCAGAGGAGTTCAGGCCGGAGCGGTTCCTGGACGGCGGGGAGGGCGCCGGGGTGGACCTGACGGGGAACCGTGAGATCAGGATGATGCCGTTCGGGGCCGGCCGGAGGATCTGCCCCGGCCTCGGGCTGGCGATGCTGCACCTGGAGTTCTTCGTGGCCAACCTGGTGAGGCGGTTCGAGTGGTCTGCGGCGGAGGATGGCGGCGGCGTCGACCTCGCCGAGAGGCCGGAGTTCACGGTGACCATGGAGCAGCCGCTGCGCGCGCGCGTGGCGCCCAGACGCCCCCGGCTAGTTCGGCCAGTCTGAATGTGTGCGATGGTTACACGTATGGGTAGGGTGCACATACGTTGGAACCTGAAACTAGTACTACTGCAATATAACACGTTGGCCTACAGACGTATCAAATAAAGTAGAATTTAAAATTAATCAAAAAGCTGGAATAGCTCAGTTGGCTAGAGCGTGTGGCTGTTAACCACAAGGTCGGAGGTTCAAGCCCTCCTTCTAGcgtatttttatttttttggtacTGTAATTTTTTTTATAGATATTTGTCCTTGCGATTGATTTATGGTTTTATGCATATTAACTTTTCATGCATGTATACCCGCAAAAAAAACTTCCATGCACGTATTTCATAAAAGAAATTCAAAATGAATTATTTCAATATCATGTTTCATGACTTTCTTTAATATGGGTCAAGTTTGCAAGAGAATAAGTATTTTGTCGAAGATGTGCAGATTTTCTCTTGTTTCTAGAGCAATTTTTTTGTTAATTTCTCAAGATTGGCATCAGAGGGAGAAAAGTATTCTTTTCAAAATCAAATGTGTTTTCCTGCAATATTTATCTTACTGTCCTTTTAGATATTTGTCCGTGCGGTTGGTTTCCGATTTTATATCAACTTTCGTGAGCCTGCCGGCACGGGGTATGTTATACAAAAGTGTTATTTTAATATCATGTTTTCCTGCTATATTTATTTTACTGTTTTGACAACTTTGGTAGAGAATAAGTACATGTTGAAGATATGTAAATTTGCCTTTtctatataatatatatataatgCATTAGTACCCTCAGTTTAAGAACATGATAACACAATGTATACCATAGCTTTGTTCCAAAAATGTTAAAACTCTTGTAATGAGAAGAGAACATTGCACACAGTGGCATGTATGCTGACATACTACATATGATCCCGTTTTTCAGCACATGTAAGGGTACCACATCATCATCATTTTTCTTATGTTTAGCAACGAATTATTCTGCCAAAGGTAGAAGGCCATGGGGGTTCATCGTCATTGTCAATCTTTATTTTTGACACCAAAAACGTTCCACCGAAACCAGAAGTTCACGAGAACTAACCTgcggttggatggttagagggactgtggtatcTTCAGCCCACCTCTGATGCTCGCACTTATTCCtagatttatttcaggattttagacgatgcgcattcagtgggaggagacgttcccgtcaaCGACGAGGTGCTTACGGTGATTTCGTAAATTTTATACCGACCCAGTTTTTCGGAAATGCTCATAGagatagggtgtgcgtgtgtgtgtttatAGAGGTGAGTGTATATGGGCATTTGTGTCTGTACTAATgttagaagaaaaaaaagaaatcAGAAGTTCACGAGGCTTCTAATTTGTCCTCGACAAATTTATTGCTATAAATTCTTGCAGCAATCTGCGTGGTACTATCTAGTTTTGTAAAAGCTTATGAATTTTGAAGGATGTATTTATACAGAGATTTTACTCTTTTTCCAGAATATTGAGATTTTAATTTGACGCTGTTTGGAATAAACAAATGGCTATCTTGATTCCAATGAATTTCATATTCACACGGTCTCATTTTATATTCTTTCCTCCATGTGTCTACCATTGTGTGTCTCTCCTATATGACATCCAAACAACACGTGAGAAAATTTCATGCCGGTTTTTTCCTAAATGTATTTTTGAAACCTTTTTTTGACATAAATGATATTCACTCGTTGTCGTTCCTTTTTACACCACTGCAATCTTTTAAGTTTGAGGTCCGCATTTCAAATCGGGGCCTATACTTTGGGCCCATACAGAATGGGTTGTAGCTTACCACTGTCTCTGGAGGCCCAAGCACACTGGTGAGAGACCAAATTCTCTTGCCCACACAACGGCGCGCGACGGCGAACCTCTCAGGGGAAAAAAGGCGACGCGACGGCGCTGGAGCCGGCGGCCACTCCACACCCCAGAACGCGCTGACGGGAACGAGCGGATCAAGGCCAGGTGCATCGGCGGTGCCCACTGCTTCGCGGCGGTCTTCACCGGTGCCGTGGGGATCGCGCCCTCTGCAGCCGACTTGTAAGCATTCTCTGGTCTTTACTCCTCGTCTGCACTTGAATCTTCAAATGTGACCGGGGGACTG contains:
- the LOC125534463 gene encoding cytochrome P450 89A2-like, which encodes MEAAVAYLLLLPLATCAVLLPLLLLLLPAFRPSKASRLPLPPSPPAVPVLGPLLWLWRARSRLEPAIRDLHRRHGPVLTLGFLSPRPAVFVSGRRVAHRALVQHGHTFASRPPAIAPFVVLTSAQRTVSSAPYGPLWRSLRRNLTSGVLHPSRVARLFAPARRWALALLASDLENESSRSEGGVVTVVECLQFSMFSLLTYMCFGSRLPAGRVRQIEAVQRELFSSYIGFQVFAFCPALTTRLFRRRWRKVMSIRSKQEDLFMPLIAARRERSLLTADGGDGTLAYCYVDTLLAHRLPKEEEDGGERALSEAEMVSLCTEFLTASVDTTVTALQWIMANLVRQPEIQARLRDEIDAAITNDHQDAVAEEDLSSMRYLKAVVLEGLRRHPPAHFLLSHAAPTEASLDGLRVPAATSVNFSVADVSLDEEVWSRPEEFRPERFLDGGEGAGVDLTGNREIRMMPFGAGRRICPGLGLAMLHLEFFVANLVRRFEWSAAEDGGGVDLAERPEFTVTMEQPLRARVAPRRPRLVRPV